A DNA window from Thiothrix subterranea contains the following coding sequences:
- a CDS encoding PilT/PilU family type 4a pilus ATPase: MKLKEYLRILAHYDGSDLYLTADLEPKAKFQGKLKAVDKVIMTPEMLKAMAYELMNPEQQQQFEKKPEMNLAISEEGIGRFRVNIFKQRHKIAMVIRNIKTDIPNADKLGLPQVLKDVIMEKRGLILFVGGTGSGKSTSLAALIDHRNASADGHIITIEDPVEYVHPHKKCIINQREVGVDTDSYEDALKNTLRQAPDVILIGEIRAQETMEHALAFAETGHLCLSTLHANNANQALDRIINFFPEERRHQLLMDLSLNLKAFVSQRLIPTVDGKRVAAIEILLGTPMVRDLIMKGDVHAIKETMEKSEEQGMQTFDSHLYKLYLAGQISLAETLRNADSPSNLKLKINLSGNLNKPRPTAAAPAPEAKPKAADENFMAKLSLQPKPEAELT, encoded by the coding sequence ATGAAACTCAAAGAATATCTACGCATCCTCGCCCATTACGACGGCTCCGACCTGTATTTAACCGCCGATCTCGAACCCAAAGCCAAATTCCAAGGCAAGCTCAAAGCCGTCGATAAAGTCATCATGACGCCGGAAATGCTCAAAGCAATGGCTTACGAATTGATGAACCCCGAACAGCAGCAACAGTTTGAAAAGAAACCCGAAATGAACCTCGCCATCAGCGAAGAAGGCATCGGACGTTTCCGCGTCAACATCTTCAAGCAACGCCACAAAATCGCGATGGTGATCCGCAATATCAAAACCGACATCCCCAACGCCGACAAACTCGGCCTACCGCAAGTTTTGAAAGACGTGATCATGGAAAAGCGCGGGCTGATCCTGTTCGTCGGCGGCACAGGTTCGGGTAAATCCACCTCACTGGCGGCACTGATCGACCACCGCAACGCCAGTGCGGACGGGCACATCATCACCATCGAAGACCCGGTGGAATACGTGCATCCGCACAAAAAATGTATCATCAACCAGCGCGAGGTTGGCGTAGACACCGACAGCTACGAAGACGCGCTCAAAAACACCCTGCGCCAAGCCCCCGACGTGATTTTAATCGGCGAAATCCGCGCCCAAGAAACCATGGAACACGCCCTCGCCTTCGCCGAAACTGGGCATTTGTGCCTTTCCACCCTGCACGCCAACAACGCCAACCAAGCACTCGACCGCATTATCAACTTCTTCCCCGAAGAACGCCGCCACCAATTGCTGATGGATTTATCCCTCAACCTCAAAGCCTTCGTCTCGCAACGCCTGATCCCAACCGTGGACGGCAAGCGCGTTGCCGCCATCGAAATCCTGCTCGGCACGCCAATGGTGCGCGACCTGATCATGAAAGGCGACGTGCACGCCATCAAAGAAACGATGGAGAAGTCCGAAGAACAAGGAATGCAAACCTTCGACAGCCACTTATACAAGCTGTATCTGGCGGGGCAAATTTCACTGGCGGAAACCTTGCGCAATGCCGATTCGCCTAGCAATTTGAAGCTGAAGATTAACTTGTCGGGGAATTTGAATAAGCCGCGTCCGACGGCTGCCGCACCTGCGCCAGAGGCAAAGCCCAAGGCGGCGGATGAGAATTTCATGGCGAAATTGTCGTTGCAACCGAAGCCGGAAGCAGAATTGACGTAA
- a CDS encoding pseudouridine synthase, which translates to MRLDQFVSQSAALTRVDAQKAIRCGWVEVDGMRVTKTSTHIEPTTAVVTLDDAPLTLPGDIYVMLHKPAGVVSAREDPEHPTVLDLIDHPHRKTLHVVGRLDKDTTGLLLLTNDGDWSHRISAPKHHVPKTYLATLAWELSEAGAQALRAGVQLNGEKGLTKPAEVEILPDNQARITISEGKYHQVKRMLAAVGNRVEALHRERIGGLVLDAELPPGEWRELTVGEKDGIQPKNR; encoded by the coding sequence ATGCGTTTAGATCAGTTCGTCAGTCAGTCCGCCGCTCTCACGCGGGTGGATGCACAAAAAGCCATTCGGTGTGGATGGGTGGAGGTGGATGGGATGCGCGTGACGAAAACGTCTACGCACATTGAGCCGACCACGGCGGTAGTGACGTTGGACGATGCGCCGCTGACTTTGCCGGGTGATATTTATGTGATGTTGCATAAACCCGCAGGCGTGGTGAGTGCGCGTGAAGACCCTGAGCACCCTACGGTGTTGGATTTGATTGATCATCCGCATCGCAAAACGCTGCATGTGGTGGGACGCTTGGATAAGGATACGACGGGTTTGTTGTTGCTCACCAATGACGGCGATTGGTCGCACCGGATTTCCGCGCCGAAACACCATGTGCCGAAAACGTATTTGGCAACGTTGGCGTGGGAGTTGTCGGAGGCGGGGGCGCAAGCCTTGCGTGCTGGGGTGCAATTAAATGGCGAAAAGGGGCTGACCAAACCGGCGGAGGTGGAGATTTTACCGGACAATCAGGCGCGGATTACGATTTCTGAGGGGAAATACCATCAGGTGAAGCGGATGTTGGCGGCAGTGGGGAATCGGGTGGAGGCGTTGCACCGCGAGCGGATTGGTGGGCTGGTGCTGGATGCAGAACTCCCGCCGGGTGAGTGGCGGGAGTTGACGGTTGGTGAAAAGGACGGGATTCAGCCTAAAAATCGCTGA